From a region of the Thermus caldilimi genome:
- a CDS encoding GNAT family N-acetyltransferase gives MGGMRTLNLSLHPVLPEDAPLLHQLFLRSPGYFALIGMEPPTLEDVARDLATLEKDERRRAFLLFLEEEAVGYLDYKLRYPEPEDATLSLLLIREDRQGQGLGRRTLEHLLHHLTGAERLYAVVYGNNARAKAFFQAQGFRHVKDGGPTLSWYVREL, from the coding sequence ATGGGAGGGATGCGGACCCTTAACCTGAGCCTACACCCGGTGCTCCCAGAGGATGCTCCCCTCCTGCACCAGCTCTTCCTGCGAAGCCCCGGGTACTTCGCCCTGATCGGTATGGAACCCCCGACCCTCGAGGACGTGGCCCGGGACCTGGCCACCCTGGAGAAGGACGAGCGCCGCCGGGCCTTCCTTCTCTTCCTGGAGGAGGAGGCGGTGGGCTACCTGGACTACAAGCTCCGCTACCCTGAGCCTGAGGACGCCACCCTAAGCCTCCTCCTCATCCGGGAAGACCGCCAGGGACAGGGCCTGGGGCGAAGGACCCTGGAACACCTCCTCCACCACCTGACGGGGGCCGAGCGGCTTTATGCGGTGGTCTACGGCAACAACGCCCGGGCCAAGGCCTTCTTCCAGGCCCAGGGTTTCCGTCACGTGAAGGACGGGGGCCCCACCCTGAGCTGGTACGTGCGGGAGCTATAA
- a CDS encoding cold-shock protein, whose protein sequence is MQKGRVKWFNAEKGYGFIEREGDTDVFVHFSAINAKGFRTLNEGDIVTFDVEPGKNGKGPQAVNVTVVEPARR, encoded by the coding sequence ATGCAGAAGGGTCGGGTAAAGTGGTTCAATGCGGAGAAGGGCTACGGCTTCATTGAGCGCGAGGGCGACACGGACGTGTTCGTCCACTTCAGCGCCATCAACGCCAAGGGGTTCCGCACCCTGAACGAGGGCGACATCGTCACCTTTGACGTGGAGCCGGGCAAGAACGGCAAGGGCCCCCAGGCGGTGAACGTCACCGTGGTGGAGCCGGCCCGCAGGTAA
- a CDS encoding DnaJ C-terminal domain-containing protein — protein MKDYYAILGVGREATQEEIKKAYRRLALQYHPDRNPGDKEAEERFKEINEAYAVLSDPEKRAQYDRGLLGAPELRTEDLFDLFAQVFGFRTGRTAPRGEDLEAQVEVDLEDLLKGKEVEVAYARLIPCEACGGQGGKRVVCPTCGGKGVLESYRQGLFGAFVTRSTCPHCKGQGHLLAETCPVCRGRGRVAREERTRVRIPPGMDENHLLRVPGYGNLGPGGPGDLYVRLKVRPHPHLEREGADLVYRLKLGLAQAALGARVEIPGLSGPIPLEIPPGTGHGEVFELPGEGLPYPGEARRGALRVVVELSVPQHLSSKAKELLRAYAKEVGEEVAPEGFFERLRGFFRK, from the coding sequence ATGAAGGACTACTACGCCATCCTGGGGGTGGGCCGGGAGGCCACCCAGGAGGAGATCAAGAAAGCCTACCGCCGCCTTGCCCTCCAGTACCACCCCGACCGCAACCCCGGGGACAAGGAGGCGGAGGAGCGCTTCAAGGAGATCAACGAGGCCTATGCCGTCCTCTCCGACCCTGAGAAACGGGCCCAGTACGACAGGGGGCTTTTAGGGGCACCGGAGCTCCGCACCGAGGACCTCTTTGACCTCTTCGCCCAGGTCTTTGGCTTCCGCACGGGGCGCACCGCCCCCAGGGGGGAGGACCTCGAGGCCCAGGTGGAGGTGGACCTGGAAGACCTCCTCAAGGGGAAGGAGGTGGAGGTGGCCTACGCCCGCCTCATTCCCTGCGAGGCCTGCGGCGGCCAAGGAGGGAAGCGTGTGGTCTGCCCCACCTGCGGGGGAAAAGGGGTGTTGGAAAGCTACCGCCAGGGTCTCTTCGGAGCCTTCGTCACCCGCTCCACCTGCCCCCACTGCAAGGGGCAGGGCCACCTCCTGGCGGAAACCTGCCCCGTCTGCCGGGGCCGGGGCCGGGTAGCGCGGGAGGAAAGAACCCGGGTCAGGATCCCCCCGGGCATGGACGAGAATCACCTCCTGCGGGTACCGGGCTACGGCAACCTGGGGCCCGGTGGGCCCGGGGACCTGTACGTGCGCTTGAAGGTTCGCCCCCACCCCCACCTGGAGCGGGAAGGAGCGGATCTGGTCTACCGGCTCAAGCTCGGCCTGGCCCAAGCGGCCTTGGGTGCTAGGGTGGAGATCCCGGGGCTCTCGGGTCCCATCCCCCTGGAGATCCCCCCGGGCACCGGACACGGGGAGGTCTTTGAGCTTCCCGGGGAAGGCCTTCCCTACCCGGGGGAGGCCAGGCGGGGAGCCCTTCGGGTGGTGGTGGAACTTTCCGTGCCCCAACACCTAAGCTCCAAGGCCAAGGAGCTCCTCAGGGCCTACGCCAAGGAGGTGGGGGAGGAAGTAGCTCCCGAAGGCTTCTTTGAAAGGTTACGGGGGTTCTTCCGCAAGTAG
- a CDS encoding aminotransferase class V-fold PLP-dependent enzyme, with protein sequence MLLLTPGPTPIPERVQKALLRPMRGHLDPEVLAVNRAIQERLARLFDPGEGALLAALAGSGSLGMEAGLANLDRGPVLVLVNGAFSQRVAEMAQVHGLEPTVLEFPPGEPVDPEAVAKALKARRYRMVALVHGETSTGVLNPAQEIGALAQEAGALFFLDAVTTLGMLPFSMRAMGVDYAFTGSQKCLSAPPGLAPIAVSLEARKAFTGKRGWYLDLARVAEHWEWGGYHHTTPVLLHYALLEALDLALEEGVEARERRAKEVYAWLLGELRERDFRPYPKASPLPTVLVVRPPEGVEADRLVRALYAQGVAVAGGIGPTRGQVLRLGLMGEGARRENYQVFLETLDRVLALA encoded by the coding sequence ATGCTGCTTCTGACCCCTGGACCCACCCCCATCCCTGAGCGCGTGCAAAAGGCTCTCCTGAGGCCCATGCGGGGCCACCTGGACCCCGAGGTGCTGGCGGTGAACCGGGCCATACAGGAGAGGCTTGCCCGGCTCTTTGACCCTGGGGAAGGCGCCCTGCTGGCGGCTTTGGCGGGCTCGGGGAGCCTGGGCATGGAGGCCGGCCTCGCCAACCTGGACCGGGGCCCAGTCCTGGTGCTGGTGAACGGGGCCTTCTCCCAGAGGGTGGCGGAGATGGCTCAGGTGCACGGCCTGGAGCCCACGGTTTTGGAGTTCCCTCCGGGCGAGCCCGTGGACCCGGAAGCGGTGGCCAAGGCCCTAAAGGCCAGGCGCTACCGCATGGTGGCCCTGGTCCACGGGGAGACCTCCACCGGGGTGCTGAACCCGGCCCAGGAGATCGGGGCCCTGGCCCAGGAGGCCGGGGCCCTTTTCTTCCTGGATGCCGTCACCACCTTGGGGATGCTTCCCTTCTCCATGCGGGCCATGGGGGTGGACTACGCCTTCACGGGTAGCCAGAAGTGCCTCTCCGCTCCCCCGGGCTTGGCCCCCATTGCCGTGAGCCTCGAGGCCCGTAAGGCCTTCACCGGCAAAAGGGGCTGGTACCTGGACCTTGCCCGGGTGGCGGAGCACTGGGAGTGGGGCGGCTACCACCACACCACCCCGGTCCTCCTGCACTACGCCTTGTTGGAGGCTCTGGACCTGGCCCTGGAGGAAGGGGTGGAGGCCCGGGAGCGAAGGGCGAAGGAGGTTTACGCCTGGCTTCTTGGAGAGCTAAGAGAACGGGACTTCCGCCCCTACCCCAAGGCCAGCCCCCTGCCCACGGTGCTGGTGGTGCGCCCTCCTGAGGGGGTGGAGGCGGACCGCCTGGTCAGGGCCCTTTACGCCCAGGGGGTGGCGGTGGCCGGGGGAATCGGGCCCACCCGGGGGCAGGTCTTGCGCCTCGGCCTCATGGGGGAGGGAGCCCGGCGGGAGAACTATCAGGTGTTCTTGGAAACCCTGGATAGGGTTCTGGCCCTAGCGTAG
- a CDS encoding undecaprenyl-diphosphate phosphatase: MGPMSLWEALLLGVVEGLTEFLPVSSTGHLTLLFHLLGLPIQEDPFLKTFLIAIQLGAILAILLLYGRRFAVDRALWLRIGVAFLPTAVMGFLLYPLIKGRILGNDGIVVFFLFSVGLVLLLADRLAERARHGDVLELPLSRVAWIGVFQGLAALFPGTSRSGATILGGLLLGLRRKAAAEFSFLLALPTMLAAVGYDLLKSAPAISQEGGALLGVGFFAALVTALLTVRWMLSFVERHGFRPFAYYRMALALVYAYFFLR; encoded by the coding sequence ATGGGCCCCATGAGCCTTTGGGAAGCCCTTCTCTTAGGAGTGGTGGAGGGGCTCACGGAGTTTTTGCCCGTCTCCTCCACCGGCCACCTGACCCTCCTCTTCCACCTCCTGGGTCTGCCCATTCAAGAGGATCCCTTCCTCAAGACCTTCCTCATCGCCATCCAGCTGGGGGCCATCCTAGCCATCCTCCTCCTTTACGGAAGGCGCTTCGCGGTGGACCGGGCCCTCTGGCTTAGGATCGGGGTAGCCTTCCTGCCCACCGCGGTCATGGGCTTCCTCCTCTACCCCCTCATCAAGGGGAGGATCCTGGGAAACGATGGCATCGTGGTCTTCTTTCTGTTCTCCGTGGGCCTGGTCCTCCTCCTGGCCGACCGCCTGGCGGAAAGGGCCCGCCATGGAGACGTGCTGGAGCTACCCCTTTCCCGGGTGGCCTGGATTGGGGTCTTCCAGGGGTTGGCGGCCCTCTTCCCCGGCACCAGCCGGAGCGGGGCCACCATCCTGGGGGGCCTCCTCCTGGGCTTGAGGCGCAAGGCGGCGGCGGAGTTCAGCTTCCTTTTGGCCCTTCCCACCATGCTGGCCGCCGTGGGCTACGACCTCCTGAAAAGCGCTCCGGCGATTTCCCAAGAAGGAGGGGCGCTCCTTGGGGTAGGCTTTTTCGCCGCTCTGGTCACCGCCCTCCTCACCGTGCGCTGGATGCTTTCCTTCGTGGAGCGCCACGGCTTCAGACCCTTCGCCTACTACCGTATGGCCCTGGCCCTGGTCTACGCCTACTTTTTCCTACGCTAG
- the ispD gene encoding 2-C-methyl-D-erythritol 4-phosphate cytidylyltransferase — MGTVEVSVLIPAAGNGERLGLGPKAFLRVGGKTLLEWAVDAFREAAEVLVALPPGAEAPKGLRATFLEGGRSRQESVSRLLEAASLPLVLVHDVARPFVSQGLVGRVLEATRTTGAAVPVLPLPDTLIRPEGEGYGEVVPREALRLVQTPQGFFTALLREAHAYARKRGLSATDDAQLVRALGYPVALVEGERAAFKITYPEDLPLAEALARVWNA; from the coding sequence ATGGGAACCGTGGAGGTTTCCGTCCTAATCCCCGCCGCCGGCAACGGGGAGCGGCTGGGCCTTGGGCCCAAGGCCTTCCTGCGGGTGGGGGGGAAGACCCTCCTGGAGTGGGCCGTGGATGCCTTCCGGGAGGCGGCGGAGGTCCTGGTGGCCCTGCCCCCAGGGGCTGAGGCCCCCAAGGGGCTTCGCGCCACCTTTTTGGAGGGGGGCAGAAGCCGGCAGGAGTCGGTTTCCCGCCTCCTGGAGGCGGCGAGCCTCCCCTTGGTCTTGGTCCACGACGTGGCCCGGCCCTTCGTGAGCCAGGGGCTGGTGGGGCGGGTCCTCGAGGCCACCCGGACCACGGGGGCGGCGGTGCCGGTTCTGCCCCTTCCCGACACCCTCATTCGGCCGGAAGGGGAGGGGTATGGGGAGGTGGTGCCCCGGGAGGCCCTGCGCCTGGTCCAGACCCCCCAGGGCTTCTTCACCGCCCTCCTCCGCGAGGCCCACGCCTACGCCAGGAAGCGGGGGCTTTCCGCCACCGACGACGCCCAGCTGGTGCGGGCTCTGGGATACCCCGTAGCCCTGGTGGAGGGGGAGAGGGCCGCTTTCAAGATCACCTACCCCGAGGACCTGCCTCTGGCAGAGGCTCTGGCGAGGGTATGGAACGCCTAG
- the ispE gene encoding 4-(cytidine 5'-diphospho)-2-C-methyl-D-erythritol kinase: MERLAVAKVNLGLSLLGRRPDGYHELHTLFASLSFGDWLFLEPIPEGIEFHGRYGRRNLAYRAAAAYLEAAGWPGGVRIVLEKALPEGAGLGGGSSDAAQVLLGLKELYPAEVDLFALAPSLGADVPFFLQGGVAEARGVGERLRPLSLPPLPVVVFSLGLRLPTPRVYAEVKPHDFGPELPVSEILEALEKGEEPPYWNSLEGPAFRLHPELREVKARLKALGLRGVLMSGSGSAFFGLAEDEAQAKKAVEALRHSGYARHGVLGGGYGVI; this comes from the coding sequence ATGGAACGCCTAGCGGTGGCCAAGGTGAACCTGGGCCTCTCCCTCCTGGGGAGGCGGCCGGATGGCTACCACGAGCTCCACACCCTCTTCGCCAGCCTATCCTTCGGGGACTGGCTTTTCCTGGAGCCCATCCCCGAGGGAATCGAGTTCCACGGGCGGTATGGGCGAAGGAACCTAGCCTACCGGGCGGCAGCGGCCTACCTGGAGGCGGCGGGCTGGCCTGGGGGGGTGCGCATCGTCCTGGAGAAAGCCTTGCCCGAGGGGGCGGGTCTTGGCGGGGGGAGTTCGGATGCCGCCCAGGTGCTTCTGGGCCTCAAGGAGCTCTATCCGGCGGAGGTGGACCTTTTTGCCCTGGCCCCTTCCCTGGGGGCCGATGTGCCCTTCTTCCTCCAAGGGGGGGTGGCGGAGGCCCGGGGGGTGGGGGAGAGGCTTAGGCCCCTTTCCCTTCCCCCTTTGCCGGTGGTGGTCTTCTCCTTGGGCCTGCGCCTTCCCACCCCCAGGGTGTATGCGGAGGTGAAGCCCCACGATTTCGGGCCCGAGCTTCCGGTTTCGGAGATCCTCGAGGCCCTGGAGAAGGGGGAGGAGCCACCCTATTGGAATAGCCTCGAGGGCCCTGCCTTCCGCCTTCATCCGGAGCTGAGGGAGGTGAAGGCCCGGCTTAAGGCCTTAGGCTTGAGGGGGGTTTTGATGTCGGGCTCGGGGAGTGCCTTCTTCGGCCTGGCGGAGGACGAGGCCCAGGCCAAGAAGGCGGTGGAGGCCCTGCGGCATAGCGGTTATGCCCGGCACGGAGTTCTGGGGGGAGGGTATGGGGTTATTTAG
- a CDS encoding CarD family transcriptional regulator codes for MKEFRPGDKVVLPPYGVGVVAGIAQRSVSGISRAYYQVDFPGSRSKAYVPVEAPQSVGMRKALAPEEVPVILDLLKNGRMPLPKQWAARHRKTSEILADGNPYRIAQMAGQLRAWELERGLPDLDRQALRRAIYLLAEEVSQTLEITVQEAKRLFEEAWGEELN; via the coding sequence GTGAAAGAGTTCCGTCCCGGCGACAAGGTGGTCTTGCCCCCTTACGGGGTCGGCGTGGTGGCGGGCATAGCCCAGCGAAGCGTGAGCGGCATCAGCCGGGCCTACTACCAGGTGGACTTTCCCGGTTCCCGCTCCAAGGCCTACGTACCCGTGGAGGCTCCCCAAAGCGTGGGCATGCGCAAGGCCCTAGCCCCGGAGGAGGTGCCGGTCATCCTAGACCTCCTAAAGAACGGGCGCATGCCCCTGCCCAAACAGTGGGCCGCCCGGCACCGCAAGACCAGCGAGATCCTGGCGGACGGGAACCCCTACCGCATCGCCCAGATGGCCGGGCAGCTCAGGGCTTGGGAGCTGGAACGGGGCCTACCGGACCTGGACCGCCAGGCCCTCAGGCGGGCCATCTACCTTTTGGCGGAGGAGGTTTCCCAGACCCTGGAGATCACCGTGCAGGAGGCTAAGCGCCTCTTCGAGGAGGCCTGGGGCGAAGAGCTGAACTAA
- a CDS encoding TetR/AcrR family transcriptional regulator, with protein sequence MPPGALSKDKKRAILEATLEILREMGLSGLKMEEVARRAEVGKGTIYLYFRDKKDLLKSLVEERTWAFYREVEEVVRQEAPFFVRLEELLKKRLAWIAEWRGLWAAVAREAMEDPTPWLKGLHQHYLDLLEKLVRSGQEEGAVRPELSPRATAHVIAALGCTPQLEVEAYLEHLMEVFRKGVAP encoded by the coding sequence ATCCCCCCGGGGGCGCTCTCCAAGGATAAAAAGAGGGCCATCCTCGAGGCCACCTTGGAAATCCTCCGGGAGATGGGGCTTTCCGGGCTGAAAATGGAGGAGGTGGCCCGGCGGGCGGAGGTGGGTAAGGGTACCATCTACCTCTACTTCCGCGACAAGAAAGACCTCTTGAAAAGCCTGGTGGAGGAACGCACCTGGGCCTTTTACCGGGAGGTGGAGGAGGTGGTGCGCCAAGAGGCGCCCTTTTTTGTGCGCCTCGAGGAGCTCCTGAAGAAGCGCCTGGCCTGGATCGCCGAGTGGCGGGGCCTGTGGGCGGCGGTAGCCCGGGAGGCCATGGAGGACCCCACCCCCTGGCTCAAGGGGCTTCACCAGCACTACCTGGACCTCTTGGAGAAGCTGGTGCGAAGCGGCCAGGAAGAAGGGGCCGTGCGCCCCGAGCTTTCCCCCAGGGCCACCGCCCACGTGATCGCGGCCTTGGGGTGCACTCCCCAGCTGGAGGTGGAGGCTTATTTGGAGCACCTCATGGAGGTGTTCCGGAAAGGAGTCGCGCCGTGA
- a CDS encoding metal-binding protein: MPSGRVHEAINLTALGGGAVVFLAYGGSPEDPRGLAFALAYLVGTFLLSPDLDLAEKGSRSQRRWGLLGLFWRPYGWLFRHRGLSHTWVLGPLTRLGYLAGLLLALGYLAQGLAQYLGMGFSFKLPSWPWEVWGLALLGYYLSQWLHLVADGIWPDHDLKRLRRPR, encoded by the coding sequence ATGCCCTCGGGGCGGGTGCACGAGGCCATAAACCTGACGGCCCTGGGCGGGGGGGCGGTGGTCTTCCTGGCCTATGGGGGCTCCCCGGAGGACCCCCGGGGTTTGGCCTTCGCCCTGGCCTATCTGGTGGGCACCTTCCTCCTTTCCCCCGACCTGGACCTGGCGGAGAAGGGCTCGCGGTCCCAGCGCCGCTGGGGCCTTTTGGGCCTTTTCTGGCGTCCTTACGGCTGGCTTTTCCGCCACCGGGGGCTTTCCCATACCTGGGTGCTGGGGCCCTTGACCCGCCTGGGGTACCTGGCGGGGCTCCTTTTGGCCCTGGGGTACCTGGCCCAGGGGCTGGCCCAATACCTGGGGATGGGGTTTTCCTTTAAGCTTCCCTCCTGGCCCTGGGAGGTCTGGGGGTTGGCCCTTTTGGGCTACTACCTTTCCCAGTGGCTCCACCTGGTGGCGGACGGCATCTGGCCCGACCACGACCTTAAGCGCTTGCGGCGGCCAAGGTGA
- a CDS encoding TlpA family protein disulfide reductase, protein MLRRWMGYLLLLGLVLAVQPGQRMPEFALLDPKGNLVTPATMKKPAVIVFWASWCPVCKAEFPGLHRVAEETRVPFYVISREPKDTKEVVLEYMKAFPRFIPLLASDRDKPHEVANRFKVLGQPWTFVVDAEGKVVALFAGRAGQEALLDALLLAGVELP, encoded by the coding sequence ATGCTAAGGCGATGGATGGGGTACCTTTTGCTTTTGGGCCTGGTCCTTGCGGTGCAGCCGGGCCAGCGCATGCCCGAGTTCGCCCTTCTGGATCCCAAGGGTAACCTCGTCACCCCCGCCACCATGAAGAAGCCTGCGGTCATCGTCTTCTGGGCCAGCTGGTGCCCAGTGTGCAAGGCGGAGTTTCCGGGGCTTCACCGGGTGGCGGAGGAGACCCGGGTGCCCTTTTACGTGATCAGCCGGGAGCCCAAGGACACCAAGGAGGTGGTGCTGGAGTACATGAAGGCCTTTCCCCGGTTCATTCCCTTGCTGGCCTCGGATAGGGACAAGCCCCACGAGGTGGCCAACCGCTTCAAGGTCCTAGGCCAGCCCTGGACCTTCGTGGTGGATGCCGAAGGCAAGGTGGTGGCCCTATTCGCCGGGCGGGCCGGGCAGGAGGCCCTGCTGGATGCCCTCCTCCTGGCCGGGGTGGAGCTGCCATAG
- the tsaE gene encoding tRNA (adenosine(37)-N6)-threonylcarbamoyltransferase complex ATPase subunit type 1 TsaE, whose amino-acid sequence MRLLLERTLKTLEDTQALAREALALFPPGALVILEGPLGAGKTTFVRFLAEALGFKGRVTSPSYTLIHTYPTPEGPLVHADLYRLKDQRALLPQLEAAREEARLLLAEWGDPGLLEADFLLRLSPQGEVRRAELWQLHPGQEEGIQQGLLPGPPGE is encoded by the coding sequence ATGCGGCTTCTCCTAGAGCGCACCCTCAAGACCCTCGAGGACACCCAGGCCCTGGCCCGGGAAGCCCTGGCCCTTTTCCCCCCAGGGGCCCTGGTGATCCTGGAGGGGCCCTTGGGTGCGGGCAAGACCACCTTCGTCCGCTTTCTGGCCGAGGCCTTGGGCTTCAAGGGAAGGGTGACCAGCCCCAGCTACACCCTCATCCACACCTACCCCACCCCGGAAGGCCCCTTGGTCCACGCCGACCTCTACCGCCTGAAGGACCAAAGAGCCCTGCTGCCCCAGCTGGAGGCGGCCCGGGAGGAAGCCCGCCTCCTCCTGGCGGAGTGGGGGGACCCCGGGCTCCTCGAGGCCGATTTCCTCCTGCGCCTCAGCCCCCAAGGGGAGGTGCGCCGGGCGGAGCTATGGCAGCTCCACCCCGGCCAGGAGGAGGGCATCCAGCAGGGCCTCCTGCCCGGCCCGCCCGGCGAATAG
- a CDS encoding ammonia-forming cytochrome c nitrite reductase subunit c552: MRRRNRWVKTFFWGTVLGVFALLVVVFSGVAVGAFEYRTFPVEQPVPFSHAVHAGGLGLSCRYCHSAVEHAAYAGLPPTETCMTCHTFIRPDSPNLALVRRSWETGEPVRWNRVINLPDFVYFNHGAHVAKGVGCAECHGRVDQMAVVRQPQAFTMKFCLDCHRQPEARLRPKEQVFNMAYTLDPGLGKKLKEIYQVRSAEALTSCNTCHR, encoded by the coding sequence ATGCGGCGGCGCAACCGATGGGTAAAAACCTTCTTCTGGGGAACGGTTCTGGGGGTGTTCGCGCTACTGGTGGTGGTGTTTTCCGGGGTGGCGGTGGGGGCCTTTGAGTACCGCACCTTTCCCGTGGAGCAGCCCGTGCCCTTCAGCCATGCCGTCCACGCTGGAGGGTTAGGGCTCTCCTGCCGCTACTGCCACTCGGCCGTGGAACACGCCGCCTACGCCGGGCTTCCCCCCACGGAAACCTGCATGACCTGCCACACCTTCATCAGGCCCGATAGCCCCAACCTGGCCCTGGTGCGGCGGAGCTGGGAAACCGGGGAGCCCGTGCGCTGGAACCGGGTCATCAACCTTCCGGACTTCGTCTATTTCAACCACGGAGCCCATGTGGCCAAGGGGGTGGGGTGCGCCGAGTGCCACGGACGGGTGGACCAGATGGCGGTGGTCCGCCAGCCCCAGGCCTTCACCATGAAGTTCTGCCTGGATTGCCACCGCCAGCCCGAAGCCCGCCTGAGGCCCAAGGAACAGGTTTTCAACATGGCCTACACCCTGGATCCCGGGCTGGGCAAGAAGCTGAAGGAGATCTACCAGGTGCGTTCGGCCGAGGCCCTTACCAGCTGCAACACCTGTCACCGCTAG